A window from Mycobacterium saskatchewanense encodes these proteins:
- a CDS encoding ANTAR domain-containing response regulator, which produces MTGPTTDTDAAVPRRVLIAEDEALIRMDLAEMLREEGYDIVGEASDGQEAVELAERHKPDLVIMDVKMPRRDGIDAASEIASKRIAPIVVLTAFSQRDLVERARDAGAMAYLVKPFTISDLIPAIELAVSRFGELSALEREVASLSDRLETRKLVERAKGLLQTQQGMTEPEAFKWIQRAAMDRRTTMKRVAEVVLETLDTGKDE; this is translated from the coding sequence ATGACAGGCCCCACGACCGACACCGACGCCGCTGTGCCGCGCCGGGTCCTGATCGCTGAAGACGAAGCGCTCATCCGAATGGACCTAGCCGAGATGCTGCGAGAGGAGGGGTATGACATCGTCGGCGAGGCCAGCGATGGCCAGGAGGCCGTCGAGCTCGCCGAACGCCACAAGCCCGATCTCGTCATCATGGATGTGAAGATGCCGCGCCGCGACGGGATCGACGCGGCCTCGGAGATCGCCAGCAAACGGATTGCGCCGATCGTGGTGCTGACTGCGTTCAGCCAGCGCGATCTGGTTGAGCGGGCGCGGGATGCCGGGGCGATGGCTTATCTGGTGAAGCCGTTCACGATCAGCGACCTGATCCCGGCGATCGAACTAGCCGTCAGCCGGTTCGGCGAGCTCAGCGCGCTCGAGCGCGAGGTGGCCAGCCTGTCCGACCGGTTGGAGACCCGCAAGCTCGTCGAGCGCGCCAAGGGCCTGCTACAGACGCAGCAGGGCATGACCGAGCCCGAGGCGTTCAAGTGGATCCAGCGCGCCGCCATGGACCGCCGGACCACGATGAAGCGGGTCGCGGAAGTGGTCCTGGAGACCCTCGACACCGGCAAGGACGAGTAG
- the polA gene encoding DNA polymerase I: MLLDGNSLAFRAFYALPTENFKTRGGLTTNAVYGFTAMLINLLRDEAPTHIAAAFDVSRQTFRSERYPEYKANRSTTPDEFHGQIDITKEVLAALGITVLAEPGFEADDLIATLATQAENEGYRVLVVSGDRDSLQLVSDDVTVLYPRKGVSELTRFTPEAVVEKYGLTPTQYPDFAALRGDPSDNLPGIPGVGEKTASKWIIEYGSLQSLVDNVDSVRGKVGDALRAHLANVIRNRDLTELIRDVPLAQTPDTLRMQPWDRDQIHRLFDDLEFRVLRDRLFDTLAAVEPEVDEGFDVRGGALEPGTVGRWLAEHAGDGRRAGLAVVGTHLPHGGDATALAFAAADGEGAYVDTATLTPDDEAALQAWFADPAQPKALHEAKLAIHDLAGRGWTLNGVTSDTALAAYLVRPGQRSFTLDDLSLRYLRRELRAEKAEQQQLSLLDDMEGVDEQAVQTLVLRARAVADLADALDGELDRIDSTALLGDMELPVQRVLASMESAGIAVDLPLLTELQSQFGDEIRDAAEAAYAVIGKQINLGSPKQLQAVLFDELGMPKTKRTKTGYTTDADALQSLFDKTGHPFLQHLLVHRDVTRLKVTVDGLLNSVADDGRIHTTFNQTIAATGRLSSTEPNLQNIPIRTDAGRQIRDAFVVGDGYSELMTADYSQIEMRIMAHLSKDEGLIEAFNTGEDLHSFVASRAFGVPIGEVTPELRRRVKAMSYGLAYGLSAYGLSTQLKISTEEAKVQMDQYFARFGGVRDYLMAVVEQARKDGYTSTVLGRRRYLPELDSSNRQVREAAERAALNAPIQGSAADIIKVAMIEVDKAIKEAGLASRMLLQVHDELLFEIAPGERERVEALAREKMGGAYPLDVPLEVSVGYGRSWDAAAH; this comes from the coding sequence ATGTTGCTGGACGGCAATTCGCTGGCGTTCCGGGCGTTCTATGCGCTGCCCACCGAGAACTTCAAGACCCGCGGCGGCCTGACCACCAACGCGGTCTACGGCTTCACCGCCATGCTGATCAACCTGCTGCGCGACGAGGCGCCCACGCACATCGCGGCGGCGTTCGACGTGTCGCGGCAGACATTCCGCTCCGAGCGCTACCCCGAGTACAAGGCCAACCGGTCGACGACGCCCGACGAGTTCCACGGCCAGATCGACATCACCAAGGAAGTCCTGGCCGCGCTGGGCATCACGGTGCTCGCCGAGCCGGGATTCGAGGCCGACGACCTGATCGCGACGCTGGCCACCCAGGCCGAGAACGAGGGCTACCGCGTGCTGGTGGTCAGCGGTGACCGCGATTCCCTGCAGCTGGTCAGCGACGACGTGACCGTGCTTTACCCGCGCAAAGGCGTCAGCGAACTGACCCGCTTCACCCCCGAGGCCGTCGTCGAGAAGTATGGCCTGACGCCCACGCAGTACCCCGATTTTGCCGCGCTGCGTGGCGATCCCAGCGACAACCTGCCCGGCATTCCCGGCGTCGGGGAGAAGACCGCATCGAAATGGATCATCGAGTACGGCTCGCTGCAGTCCTTGGTCGACAACGTCGACTCGGTGCGCGGCAAGGTCGGCGACGCGCTGCGCGCGCACCTGGCCAACGTGATCCGCAACCGCGACCTCACCGAGCTGATCCGCGACGTGCCGTTGGCCCAGACGCCGGACACGCTGCGGATGCAGCCCTGGGACCGCGACCAGATCCACCGGCTCTTCGACGACCTGGAGTTCCGGGTGTTGCGGGACCGGTTGTTCGACACGCTGGCCGCCGTCGAGCCGGAGGTCGACGAGGGTTTCGACGTGCGCGGCGGCGCGCTCGAGCCCGGCACCGTCGGGCGGTGGCTGGCCGAGCACGCCGGCGACGGTCGCCGGGCCGGGCTGGCCGTCGTCGGGACGCACCTGCCCCACGGCGGGGATGCGACGGCGTTGGCGTTCGCCGCGGCCGACGGGGAGGGCGCCTACGTCGACACGGCGACGTTGACGCCCGACGACGAGGCCGCGCTGCAGGCCTGGTTTGCCGATCCGGCGCAACCCAAAGCGCTGCACGAGGCGAAGCTGGCCATCCACGACCTGGCGGGGCGCGGCTGGACACTGAACGGCGTCACCTCCGACACGGCGCTGGCCGCCTACCTGGTGCGGCCGGGGCAGCGCAGCTTCACCCTCGACGACCTGTCGTTGCGCTACCTGCGGCGCGAGCTGCGTGCGGAAAAAGCTGAGCAGCAACAACTTTCGCTTCTCGACGACATGGAGGGCGTCGACGAGCAGGCCGTCCAGACGCTTGTCCTGCGGGCCCGCGCCGTCGCGGACCTCGCGGACGCGCTGGACGGCGAGCTGGATCGCATCGACTCCACCGCGCTACTGGGCGACATGGAACTGCCCGTGCAGCGGGTGCTGGCGAGCATGGAAAGCGCCGGTATCGCCGTCGATCTGCCGCTGCTGACCGAGCTGCAGAGCCAGTTCGGCGACGAGATCCGCGACGCCGCGGAGGCGGCATACGCCGTCATCGGCAAGCAGATCAACCTCGGCTCACCCAAGCAGTTGCAGGCGGTGCTGTTCGACGAACTCGGCATGCCGAAGACCAAGCGGACCAAGACGGGGTACACCACCGATGCCGACGCCCTGCAGTCGCTGTTCGACAAGACCGGGCACCCATTCCTGCAGCACCTGCTCGTCCACCGCGACGTGACGCGGCTGAAAGTCACCGTGGACGGGCTGCTGAACTCGGTGGCCGACGACGGCCGCATCCACACCACCTTCAACCAGACGATCGCCGCGACCGGCCGGCTGTCGTCGACCGAACCCAACCTGCAGAACATCCCGATCCGCACGGACGCGGGCCGTCAGATCCGCGACGCGTTCGTGGTGGGGGACGGCTACTCGGAGCTGATGACCGCCGACTACAGCCAGATCGAGATGCGGATCATGGCGCACCTTTCGAAGGACGAGGGCCTCATCGAGGCCTTCAACACGGGGGAGGACCTGCACTCGTTCGTGGCCTCCCGCGCGTTCGGCGTGCCGATCGGGGAGGTCACCCCCGAGTTGCGGCGCCGGGTGAAGGCCATGTCGTACGGGCTGGCCTACGGCCTCAGCGCCTACGGGCTGTCCACCCAGCTGAAGATCTCCACCGAGGAGGCGAAAGTCCAGATGGACCAATACTTCGCCCGGTTCGGCGGGGTGCGCGACTACCTGATGGCAGTGGTCGAGCAGGCCCGCAAGGACGGCTACACGTCCACGGTGCTGGGCCGCCGCCGCTACCTCCCCGAGCTGGACAGCAGCAACCGTCAGGTCCGGGAGGCCGCCGAGCGGGCGGCGCTCAACGCGCCCATCCAGGGCAGCGCCGCCGACATCATCAAGGTGGCCATGATCGAGGTGGACAAGGCGATCAAGGAGGCCGGGCTGGCGTCGCGGATGCTGCTGCAGGTCCACGACGAGCTGCTGTTCGAGATCGCGCCCGGCGAACGGGAGCGGGTCGAGGCGCTGGCGCGCGAAAAGATGGGCGGCGCTTACCCGCTCGACGTCCCGCTCGAGGTTTCGGTGGGTTACGGTCGCTCCTGGGACGCGGCCGCACACTAG
- a CDS encoding Zn-ribbon domain-containing OB-fold protein — MPEVTSHEPAIDGWFATDEGGRPHLIGSKCPECGTYVFPPRENNCPNPACASDTLDAVALSTRGTLWSYTENRYPPPAPYPAADPFEPFAIAAVELADEGIIVLGKVVEGTLAADLKVGMEMELTTMPLFTDDDGVERIVHAWRIAS; from the coding sequence GTGCCAGAGGTCACCAGCCACGAACCCGCGATCGACGGGTGGTTCGCCACCGACGAGGGCGGCCGCCCCCATCTGATCGGCAGCAAATGCCCCGAGTGCGGCACCTACGTGTTCCCGCCGCGCGAGAACAATTGCCCCAATCCGGCCTGCGCCAGCGACACGCTCGACGCCGTCGCGCTGTCGACCCGGGGCACGCTGTGGAGCTACACCGAAAACCGCTATCCCCCGCCCGCGCCCTACCCGGCGGCGGATCCCTTCGAGCCGTTCGCCATCGCCGCGGTCGAGCTCGCCGACGAGGGCATCATCGTGCTGGGCAAGGTGGTCGAGGGCACCCTGGCCGCCGACCTGAAGGTCGGGATGGAGATGGAACTGACCACGATGCCGCTGTTCACCGACGACGACGGCGTGGAGCGCATCGTGCACGCCTGGAGGATCGCATCATGA
- a CDS encoding adenylate/guanylate cyclase domain-containing protein: MAAKKCGAPPKRQDDGTRPDCVAAVRAQSRDRNQHYADAAARRARILTITAWLAVMVSVSFVLVQILSGSWLWQVSSINVAAAMMFAFVPWMQRFGELVAPLTFVGAAYASIVASCVAVGTGSGSQFFFLVGACIVVLLLGIEHIVLASALAAVAAGLIIAVEFLVPRDTGLQPAWAQSAGFVVTTVSSVVMVVVTVWFALRDTARAEAVMEAQYDRSEALLANMLPASIAERLKAPDRSVIADKFDEASVLFADIVGFTERASTTAPAELVRFLDRLYGAFDELADKYGLEKIKVSGDSYMVVSGVPRPRPDHAQALADFALDMTKVVAGLEDPHGQPVPLRVGMATGPVVAGVVGSRRFFYDVWGDAVNVASRMESTDSVGRIQVPETMRERLRNEFLLQERGLIEVKGKGLMRTWYLLGRKPAEEPRGALADESRTARV; this comes from the coding sequence GTGGCGGCGAAGAAGTGCGGTGCCCCACCGAAACGGCAAGACGACGGGACGCGCCCTGACTGTGTAGCGGCGGTGCGGGCACAAAGCCGCGACCGCAACCAGCATTACGCCGACGCCGCGGCCCGCCGCGCGCGGATCCTCACCATCACCGCGTGGCTGGCGGTGATGGTCAGCGTGAGCTTCGTGCTGGTGCAGATCCTCAGCGGGTCCTGGCTGTGGCAGGTCAGCTCGATCAACGTCGCCGCGGCCATGATGTTCGCCTTTGTCCCCTGGATGCAGCGATTCGGGGAACTCGTCGCGCCGCTTACCTTCGTGGGCGCGGCCTACGCCTCGATCGTCGCCAGCTGTGTCGCCGTCGGCACCGGATCGGGGTCGCAGTTCTTCTTTTTGGTCGGCGCTTGCATCGTCGTGCTGCTGCTGGGCATCGAACACATCGTCCTGGCGTCCGCGCTGGCGGCCGTGGCCGCCGGCCTGATCATCGCGGTCGAGTTCCTGGTCCCGCGCGACACCGGGCTGCAGCCGGCCTGGGCCCAGTCGGCGGGCTTCGTCGTGACGACCGTCTCCAGCGTGGTGATGGTGGTGGTGACCGTCTGGTTCGCCCTGCGCGACACCGCGCGCGCGGAGGCCGTCATGGAGGCCCAGTACGACCGCTCCGAAGCGCTGCTGGCCAACATGCTGCCCGCCAGCATCGCCGAACGGCTCAAAGCCCCCGATCGCAGCGTCATCGCCGACAAGTTCGACGAGGCGTCCGTGCTGTTCGCCGACATCGTCGGCTTCACCGAGCGCGCCAGCACCACCGCGCCGGCCGAGCTGGTGCGGTTCCTGGACCGCCTCTATGGGGCCTTCGACGAACTGGCGGACAAGTACGGACTGGAGAAGATCAAAGTCAGCGGCGACTCCTACATGGTCGTCAGCGGCGTGCCGCGCCCGCGGCCCGATCACGCCCAGGCTCTTGCGGACTTCGCGCTCGACATGACCAAGGTCGTTGCCGGCCTTGAGGATCCACACGGCCAACCGGTGCCGCTGCGCGTCGGAATGGCCACCGGGCCGGTCGTCGCGGGCGTCGTGGGTTCGCGCCGCTTCTTCTACGACGTGTGGGGCGACGCGGTCAACGTCGCATCCCGCATGGAATCCACCGATTCGGTGGGACGAATCCAGGTACCCGAGACGATGCGGGAACGCCTGCGGAACGAGTTCCTATTGCAGGAGCGCGGTCTCATCGAGGTGAAAGGCAAAGGCCTGATGCGCACGTGGTACCTCCTCGGCCGTAAGCCGGCCGAGGAGCCGCGCGGCGCGCTCGCCGACGAATCGCGCACCGCCCGGGTCTGA
- a CDS encoding lipid-transfer protein has translation MSPEPLYILGAGMHPWGKWGRDFTEYGVVAARAALAEAGLDWRQIQLVAGADTIRNGYPGFIAGSTFAQKLGWNGVPVSSSYAACASGSQALQSARAQILAGFCDVALVIGADTTPKGAFAPVGGERKNDPDWQRFHLIGAMNPVYFALLARRRMDLYGATSEDFARVKVKNSQHGLQNPNARYRKEASVEDVLASPVVSDPLRQLDICATSDGAAALIVASADFARKHLGSLDGVPSVRAVSTVTPRYPQHLPELPDIATDSTAAVPAPDRVFKDQILDAAYAEAGIGPEDVSLAEVYDLSTALELDWYEHLGLCAKGEAEGLLRSGATALGGKVPVNPSGGLACFGEAIPAQAIAQVCELTWQLRGQATGRQVDNATVGVTANQGLFGHGSSVIVAR, from the coding sequence ATGAGTCCCGAACCGCTGTACATCCTGGGCGCGGGCATGCACCCCTGGGGCAAGTGGGGCCGCGACTTCACCGAATACGGCGTGGTCGCCGCGCGGGCCGCGCTGGCCGAGGCCGGGCTCGACTGGCGGCAGATCCAGCTGGTCGCCGGGGCGGACACCATCCGCAACGGCTACCCGGGCTTCATCGCCGGGTCGACGTTCGCCCAGAAGCTCGGGTGGAACGGCGTGCCGGTCAGCTCCAGCTACGCTGCCTGCGCCAGCGGATCCCAGGCGCTGCAGAGCGCGCGGGCGCAGATCCTGGCCGGGTTCTGCGACGTCGCGCTGGTGATCGGCGCCGACACGACACCGAAGGGGGCGTTCGCCCCGGTCGGCGGCGAGCGCAAGAACGACCCGGACTGGCAGCGGTTCCACCTGATCGGCGCGATGAACCCGGTGTACTTCGCGCTGCTGGCGCGCCGCCGGATGGACCTCTACGGCGCGACGTCCGAGGACTTCGCCAGGGTCAAGGTGAAGAACTCACAGCACGGGCTGCAGAACCCGAACGCCCGCTACCGCAAGGAGGCCTCGGTCGAGGACGTACTGGCCAGCCCGGTGGTCTCCGACCCGCTGCGGCAGCTCGACATCTGCGCCACCTCCGACGGCGCCGCGGCGCTGATCGTCGCCAGTGCGGACTTCGCCCGCAAGCACCTGGGCTCGCTCGACGGCGTGCCATCCGTGCGAGCGGTCAGCACGGTCACCCCGCGCTACCCGCAGCACCTGCCCGAATTGCCGGACATCGCAACGGATTCCACCGCCGCCGTGCCGGCCCCCGACCGGGTGTTCAAGGACCAGATCCTGGACGCGGCCTACGCCGAGGCGGGCATCGGGCCCGAGGACGTCAGCCTGGCCGAGGTGTACGACCTGTCCACCGCGCTGGAGCTCGACTGGTACGAGCACCTCGGCCTGTGCGCGAAGGGGGAAGCCGAGGGGCTGCTGCGCAGCGGCGCGACCGCCCTCGGCGGCAAGGTGCCTGTCAACCCGTCGGGTGGGCTGGCGTGCTTCGGCGAGGCCATCCCCGCGCAGGCCATCGCGCAGGTCTGCGAGCTGACGTGGCAGCTGCGCGGACAGGCCACCGGCCGGCAGGTGGACAACGCCACCGTCGGCGTCACCGCCAACCAGGGGCTGTTCGGGCACGGCTCGTCGGTCATCGTGGCTCGCTAG
- the rpsA gene encoding 30S ribosomal protein S1, protein MPSPTVTSPQVAVNDIGSSEDFLAAIDKTIKYFNDGDIVEGTIVKVDRDEVLLDIGYKTEGVIPARELSIKHDVDPSEVVTVGDEVEALVLTKEDKEGRLILSKKRAQYERAWGTIEALKEKDEAVKGTVIEVVKGGLILDIGLRGFLPASLVEMRRVRDLQPYIGKEIEAKIIELDKNRNNVVLSRRAWLEQTQSEVRSEFLNQLQKGAIRKGVVSSIVNFGAFVDLGGVDGLVHVSELSWKHIDHPSEVVQVGDEVTVEVLDVDMDRERVSLSLKATQEDPWRHFARTHAIGQIVPGKVTKLVPFGAFVRVEEGIEGLVHISELAERHVEVPDQVVAVGDDAMVKVIDIDLERRRISLSLKQANEDYTEEFDPAKYGMADSYDEQGNYIFPEGFDAETNEWMEGFDAQRNEWEARYAEAERRHKMHTAQMEKFAAAEAAGHGAGDQSSGSGGAREEKAAGGSLASDAQLAALREKLAGNA, encoded by the coding sequence ATGCCGAGTCCCACCGTCACCTCGCCGCAAGTAGCCGTCAACGACATTGGCTCCAGCGAGGACTTTCTTGCCGCAATAGACAAAACGATCAAGTACTTCAACGATGGCGACATCGTCGAGGGGACGATCGTCAAAGTGGACCGGGACGAGGTGCTCCTCGACATCGGCTACAAGACCGAAGGCGTCATCCCCGCCCGCGAGCTCTCCATCAAGCACGACGTCGACCCCAGCGAGGTCGTCACCGTCGGTGACGAGGTCGAGGCCCTGGTTCTCACCAAGGAGGACAAAGAGGGCCGGCTCATCCTCTCCAAGAAGCGCGCGCAGTACGAGCGCGCCTGGGGCACCATCGAGGCGCTCAAGGAGAAGGACGAGGCCGTCAAGGGCACGGTCATCGAGGTCGTCAAGGGTGGTCTGATCCTCGACATCGGGTTGCGCGGCTTCCTGCCCGCCTCGCTGGTCGAGATGCGCCGCGTCCGCGATCTGCAGCCGTACATCGGCAAGGAGATCGAGGCCAAGATCATCGAGCTGGACAAGAACCGCAACAACGTGGTGCTCTCGCGCCGCGCCTGGCTGGAGCAGACCCAGTCCGAGGTGCGCAGCGAGTTCCTCAACCAGCTGCAGAAGGGCGCCATCCGCAAGGGCGTGGTCTCGTCCATCGTCAACTTCGGCGCGTTCGTCGACCTCGGCGGTGTCGACGGCCTGGTGCACGTGTCCGAGCTGTCCTGGAAGCACATCGATCACCCGTCCGAGGTCGTCCAGGTCGGCGACGAGGTGACCGTCGAGGTGCTCGACGTCGACATGGATCGCGAGCGGGTGTCGTTGTCGCTCAAGGCGACTCAGGAAGACCCGTGGCGGCACTTCGCCCGTACCCACGCGATCGGCCAGATCGTCCCGGGCAAGGTCACCAAGCTGGTGCCGTTCGGCGCGTTCGTCCGCGTCGAGGAGGGCATCGAGGGCCTGGTGCACATCTCCGAGCTGGCCGAGCGGCACGTCGAGGTTCCCGACCAGGTGGTCGCCGTCGGCGACGACGCCATGGTCAAAGTCATCGACATCGACCTGGAGCGCCGCCGGATCTCGTTGTCGCTCAAGCAGGCGAACGAGGACTACACCGAGGAATTCGACCCGGCGAAGTACGGCATGGCCGACAGCTACGACGAGCAGGGCAACTACATCTTCCCCGAGGGTTTCGATGCCGAGACCAACGAGTGGATGGAAGGGTTCGACGCTCAGCGCAACGAGTGGGAGGCCCGCTACGCGGAGGCCGAGCGCCGGCACAAGATGCACACCGCGCAGATGGAGAAGTTCGCCGCGGCCGAGGCCGCCGGGCACGGCGCCGGAGACCAGTCGTCGGGCAGCGGCGGGGCACGCGAGGAGAAGGCGGCCGGTGGGTCCCTGGCCAGCGACGCTCAACTGGCCGCCCTGCGGGAGAAGCTCGCCGGCAACGCTTAA
- a CDS encoding DMT family transporter gives MSLLIDHFGWLRVDAHPISLGRCLAGRSWSAGSRSSRSSEAIAKIWPGIRAGLTWRGARRRPVWPACTQSSSLNG, from the coding sequence ATGTCGCTGCTCATCGACCATTTCGGCTGGCTTCGGGTCGATGCCCACCCGATCAGCCTGGGGCGATGCCTCGCGGGCCGCTCATGGTCGGCGGGGTCGCGCTCATCGCGAAGTTCTGAGGCGATCGCCAAAATTTGGCCCGGAATTCGCGCGGGCTTAACGTGGCGCGGCGCGCGCCGACGACCGGTTTGGCCTGCGTGTACCCAGTCGAGTAGCCTCAATGGGTAA
- a CDS encoding HdeD family acid-resistance protein — protein MCQTAPMTTTPGTPVPSLLPHLWKSTLVSGLLSLILGVLVLAWPGISVVVAAIAFGVYLLITGIAQVAFAFALHVSAGSRILLFISGAASLILALLAFRHFGQGYAILLLAIWIGVGFIFRGVATTVSAISDPNLPGRGWSIFVGVISLLAGIVVLASPFESIVTLALVVGVWFVVIGVFEIVSSFGIRKASKTLGV, from the coding sequence TTGTGTCAGACTGCGCCCATGACAACCACTCCTGGGACCCCTGTTCCAAGCTTGTTGCCGCATCTCTGGAAATCCACTCTGGTATCCGGACTTCTCTCGCTGATCCTCGGCGTCCTGGTGCTCGCGTGGCCGGGAATATCCGTCGTGGTCGCCGCCATCGCGTTTGGCGTCTACCTGTTGATCACCGGAATCGCGCAGGTCGCATTCGCCTTCGCCCTGCACGTCTCGGCGGGCAGCCGGATCCTGTTGTTCATCAGCGGTGCGGCGTCGCTGATCCTGGCGCTGCTCGCCTTCCGGCATTTCGGCCAGGGATACGCAATCCTGTTGCTGGCCATCTGGATTGGCGTCGGGTTCATCTTCCGCGGTGTCGCCACGACCGTTTCGGCCATCAGTGACCCAAACTTGCCCGGGCGCGGCTGGTCGATCTTCGTCGGGGTCATCAGCCTGCTCGCCGGCATCGTCGTCTTGGCGTCGCCGTTCGAATCCATCGTCACGCTGGCCCTCGTCGTGGGTGTCTGGTTCGTGGTGATCGGCGTCTTCGAGATCGTGTCCTCGTTCGGCATCCGCAAGGCGTCGAAGACACTCGGCGTCTGA